A stretch of Porites lutea chromosome 5 unlocalized genomic scaffold, jaPorLute2.1 SUPER_5_unloc_2, whole genome shotgun sequence DNA encodes these proteins:
- the LOC140925387 gene encoding uncharacterized protein — MASFRDIRNLLVESFDDGDISEDEFLLLYDANTSKNPDFPYDCYGSFDLNEMDDSECLAEFRFHKNDVPVLLEALQLPQSFTCHQGTICDGIEALCITLRRFAYPCRYSDLIPRFGRPVPELSMISNLVMDTIYQEHNHRVTQWNNTLLSPPLLESYARAIASKGSPLPNCVGFIDGTVRPICRPEQNQRIVYNGHKRVHGIKYQSVVLLNGMIANMYGPVEGRRHDSGMLADSGLLRDLEQHAFSTTREPMALYGDPVYPLRVHLQVPYRGAGITPQMEVYNKAMSAVRMSVEWIFGDIVNYFKFLDFKKNLKVSLSAVGKMYVVCAILRNALTCMYTNSTSEYFALDPPTIDDYFS, encoded by the exons ATGGCATCCTTTAGAGATATACGTAACCTTCTTGTCGAAAGTTTTGATGACGGTGATATTTCCGAGGACGAATTTCTCCTCCTTTACGATGCAAACACCTCGAAAAACCCAGATTTCCCTTATGACTGCTATGGATCGTTCGACTTAAATGAGATGGACGACAGCGAGTGTTTGGCTGAGTTTCGTTTTCATAAGAATGATGTTCCCGTCCTTTTAGAAGCCTTGCAGCTCCCTCAGTCTTTCACGTGCCACCAAGGAACCATTTGTGACGGAATAGAAGCGCTTTGCATAACACTGAGACGATTTGCTTACCCATGCAGATACAGCGATTTAATTCCACGATTTGGTCGCCCAGTTCCAGAGCTGAGTATGATATCCAACCTCGTGATGGATACAATTTATCAAGAGCACAATCACAGAGTAACTCAGTGGAATAATACGCTTCTAAGCCCTCCACTTCTTGAAAGCTATGCCCGTGCGATTGCCTCAAAGGGAAGTCCATTACCTAATTGCGTTGGTTTTATAGACGGAACAGTAAGGCCAATTTGTCGACCGGAACAAAACCAGAGGATCGTTTATAATGGACATAAGCGAGTACATGGTATCAAGTACCAGTCTGTTGTCTTACTTAATGGTATGATAGCCAACATGTACGGCCCAGTAG AGGGTAGACGGCACGATTCAGGTATGTTGGCTGATTCTGGTCTACTTCGCGATCTGGAGCAGCATGCCTTCTCCACAACAAGAGAACCAATGGCCCTATATGGTGACCCCGTCTATCCCCTACGTGTCCACCTCCAAGTCCCATACAGAGGTGCCGGAATAACACCACAAATGGAGGTGTACAACAAAGCCATGAGCGCCGTTCGTATGTCTGTAGAGTGGATTTTCGGGGATatcgttaattattttaaatttctcgattttaagaaaaatttaaaagtgtccCTTAGTGCAGTCGGAAAAATGTACGTTGTGTGTGCCATTCTACGTAATGCCTTAACCTGTATGTACACCAACTCTACATCAGAGTACTTTGCCCTGGACCCTCCAACCATTGACgattatttttcttga
- the LOC140925404 gene encoding uncharacterized protein: protein MAAKQPKQTVMEWSEEHDIILLREMISREIFSFKKGSPDRGKTWESIQEFLNQMENPKFHIKEKRGVRDRWNILQGKFLKRMREEEAASGIECEELSEKDTLIEELSERERSFQVKEKNTAKDKEAAESVRRKVMERMKDSKRKTSQDSDLDPGLAAGGKKSRKTATEVVDFLKEKAKCEQTQRQQEMELRRKELEENAKQQRGVLELMQRQSEAQQQINQALLVLIQKAFGTERIGILNLLFARLFFR from the exons ATGGCCGCCAAACAACCCAAACAAAC agtCATGGAATGGTCAGAGGAGCACGATATCATTTTGCTGAGAGAGATGATTAGTCGAGAGatattttcatttaagaaaGGAAGTCCTGACAGAGGAAAGACGTGGGAAAGCATACAGGAATTCTTGAATCAAATGGAGAATCCCAAATTCCACATCAAGGAAAAACGAGGAGTCCGGGACAGGTGGAATATACTGCAGGGAAAGTTCTTGAAGAGAATGAGGGAAGAAGAAGCAGCAAGTGGCATCGAGTGTGAAGAGTTGTCCGAAAAGGATACCCTAATCGAGGAGTTATCTGAGCGGGAACGAAGCTTTCaggtgaaagagaaaaacacagcaaaggataAAGAAGCAGCCGAATCTGTTAGGAGGAAGGTAATGGAAAGGATGAAAGACTCGAAGAGGAAGACGAGTCAGGATTCAGATTTGGATCCAGGTTTAGCAGCTGGAGGGAAAAAATCACGAAAAACTGCTACAGAGGTCGTAGATTTCTTGAAGGAAAAGGCGAAGTGCGAGCAAACTCAAAGACAACAAGAAATGGAATTGAGAAGGAAGGAGCTGGAAGAGAATGCTAAACAACAACGAGGAGTTCTAGAGCTAATGCAGAGGCAGAGTGAGGCTCAGCAGCAGATCAACCAGGCTTTGCTGGTTCTTATCCAGAAAGCATTTGGAACTGAAAGAATCGGTATATTAAACCTGCTCTTTGCAAGGCTCTTTTTCCGTTAA
- the LOC140925378 gene encoding uncharacterized protein, producing MDARAKTTAKKTKSMKPMTWSTVHDEMLCREILVVDPFTGTKKGTVARGTRWEEVAENLNKIQQIYFKVDKRAVRDRYNLLSKELRNKLKREEKESGIETDMTEVEMALEELIEKEDAAETEQKVVENQTRWKKVKDSQDKENAESVRKKAMERLGQTQKRKADEGENEGKKKKKRSSGSDTLNFLREKNEQVQEMQKQELELKRQQLEVESRKQENFMQMMLNQQQQQQRQMQDFQAMMSVQTKQQNDLMIALVSKLIEKK from the exons ATGGATGCTCGCGCGAAAACCACAGCGAAGAAAACTAAATCGAT GAAGCCAATGACATGGAGTACTGTTCACGACGAAATGTTATGCCGAGAAATATTGGTTGTCGATCCATTTACTGGAACGAAAAAGGGCACGGTGGCAAGAGGAACTAGGTGGGAAGAGGTCGCcgaaaacttaaacaaaattcaGCAAATTTACTTTAAAGTCGACAAGCGGGCTGTCCGAGATCGTTACAACCTACTTTCAAAAGAGTTGAGAAATAAgttgaaaagagaagaaaaagaaagtggaaTCGAAACTGATATGACAGAAGTTGAAATGGCACTAGAGGAACTGATTGAGAAAGAAGATGCAGCCGAGACCGAGCAGAAAGTTGTTGAGAACCAGACACGGTGG AAGAAAGTCAAGGACAGTCAAGACAAGGAAAATGCCGAGAGTGTTCGAAAGAAGGCTATGGAGAGACTGGGGCAAACGCAGAAAAGGAAGGCAGATGAGGGTGAAaacgaaggaaaaaagaagaagaaaagatcGAGCGGTAGTGACACGCTGAACtttctgagagaaaaaaatgaacaggTACAGGAAATGCAAAAACAGGAGTTGGAGTTAAAAAGACAACAGCTGGAGGTCGAGTCAAGGAAGCAAGAAAACTTCATGCAGATGATGCTGAatcagcagcaacaacaacaaaggcaaATGCAGGATTTTCAGGCGATGATGAGTGTCCAGACAAAACAGCAGAATGATTTGATGATAGCCCTTGTTTCTAAGTTAatagagaagaaataa
- the LOC140925384 gene encoding uncharacterized protein produces the protein MSSFKEVRELLLVAYDSEIINDEEFLVLFENYRSRNPQFPYNSYPRFELENMQDDECLAEFRVKKEDVPRLADVLQIPETVRCEQRSVCGRIEGLCMLLRRLAYPCRYSDMIHRFARPVPEICMITNTVMDFIFDHHAHRLTQWNPSIMNAQALQSYADAVSARGAPLQNCFGFVDGTVRPIARPGEHQRLVYNGHKRVHSLKF, from the coding sequence ATGTCCTCTTTTAAAGAAGTGAGAGAGCTTCTTCTTGTAGCGTATGACAGCGAAATAATCAATGACGAAGAATTCCTTGTTCTCTTTGAAAATTATCGCTCAAGAAATCCGCAGTTTCCTTACAATTCCTACCCAagatttgaacttgaaaacatgCAAGACGACGAGTGCTTGGCTGAGTTTCGCGTTAAAAAAGAGGATGTCCCAAGATTGGCAGACGTACTACAGATACCTGAAACTGTGAGATGTGAACAGCGTTCCGTGTGTGGCAGAATTGAAGGTCTCTGTATGCTGTTACGACGATTGGCATACCCATGTAGATACTCCGACATGATTCATCGTTTTGCCAGACCGGTCCCAGAGATCTGCATGATCACCAACACTGTAATGGATTTTATATTTGATCATCATGCTCATAGACTGACTCAGTGGAATCCCAGTATTATGAATGCCCAAGCTCTTCAAAGTTATGCAGATGCAGTGTCTGCACGAGGTGCACcacttcaaaactgttttggttttgtagACGGAACTGTCCGACCGATTGCAAGACCTGGGGAGCACCAAAGACTGGTGTACAACGGTCACAAAAGGGTGCATTCGCTAAAATTTTAG
- the LOC140925380 gene encoding uncharacterized protein: MTSFKDARNLLLESYNDGIIDDDEFILLYEGNFSKNPEFPYEDYERFDLNAMDETECKAEFRFTKSEIPRLAEALDIPGTFFCHQGTTAPGIEGLCLVLRRLTYPCRYSDLIPRFGRPVPELSMIYNIVLDYIYNTHGHRISQWNHTILDPVSLERYAEAVYDKGAALDNCIGFIDGTVRPICRPGELQRVVYNGHKRVHALKFQSFTLPNGMIANMYGPLEGRKHDAGMLADSGLLIDLQRFAFSTTGQPMCLYGDPAYPLRIHLQAPFRNAVLTPAMQAFNSSMSAVRESVEWLFGDIVNYFKFMDFHKNLKIGLSSVGKMYIVSALLRNAHTCCNGNQTSEYFNLEPPTLEEYFV; the protein is encoded by the exons ATGACATCCTTTAAAGATGCTAGGAACCTTCTCCTGGAAAGCTATAACGATGGCATTATCGATGACGATGAATTTATTTTGCTGTATGAAGGAAACTTCTCGAAAAATCCAGAATTTCCATATGAAGACTACGAAAGATTCGACTTGAATGCGATGGACGAAACGGAATGCAAAGCTGAATTTCGCTTCACAAAAAGTGAAATTCCAAGACTAGCTGAAGCACTGGATATTCCTGGAACATTTTTTTGCCACCAAGGCACAACAGCTCCTGGAATAGAAGGACTATGTCTGGTGTTAAGACGACTGACTTACCCTTGTCGCTACTCAGATTTGATCCCTCGTTTCGGGCGACCAGTACCGGAGCTGAGCATGATTTACAACATCGTTTTGGATTACATTTACAACACACACGGCCACAGAATAAGCCAGTGGAACCACACAATTCTAGATCCTGTTAGTCTAGAGAGGTATGCTGAAGCAGTCTATGACAAAGGTGCAGCACTGGACAACTGCATAGGATTCATAGATGGGACCGTAAGACCAATCTGTCGTCCTGGGGAATTACAAAGAGTCGTATACAATGGTCACAAGCGGGTACACGCACTAAAATTTCAATCATTTACCTTGCCCAATGGTATGATTGCAAATATGTACGGGCCTCTAG aAGGAAGAAAACACGATGCCGGTATGTTGGCAGATTCCGGACTGCTTATCGATCTACAGCGTTTTGCATTTTCTACCACTGGTCAACCCATGTGCCTTTATGGAGATCCAGCGTACCCTCTCCGTATCCACTTGCAAGCTCCTTTCAGGAACGCAGTTCTAACTCCTGCCATGCAAGCCTTCAATTCCTCCATGAGTGCTGTGCGTGAATCAGTGGAATGGCTTTTTGGGGACATTGTcaactattttaaatttatggatttccataagaatttaaaaattggtCTAAGCTCTGTGGGGAAAATGTATATTGTCAGTGCTCTCCTTCGCAATGCCCATACTTGCTGTAATGGCAATCAAACTTCAGAGTATTTTAATCTGGAGCCCCCAACCCTTGAAGAGTATTTTGTTTAG